From a single Endozoicomonas euniceicola genomic region:
- the fadB gene encoding fatty acid oxidation complex subunit alpha FadB, which yields MLFKGQYFNILTIEPGIAELVFDTAGKPNILSQQSIQELGEAITVLKQHQDLKGLLIRSGKKDFCLGADITEFTQLFRNGDEAELKNKLQFAHSVMNAIEDLPVPVVAAVAGNALGGGCELALTADFRIVATSASLGLPEVRLGIIPGWGGTVRLPRIVGVEKAIELITGSKTVKATDALHFGMVDGVVDDDNLQASALATLKRAIAGELDWQKRKEECRSPMNLSEPERTLAIATASGLVSKAAGKFYVAPMAALNNIAKNITQERDQALSFEREAFTHCAQTEVAQCLIGIYLADTAVKARGRQQAGEHKGPETAAIIGAGIMGGGIAYQSASKGVRVTMKDINQSALDLGMSEVSGLLLKRLSKKRIKPEQMAEVLNRIVPTLHEGPVTDAEVIVEAVVERMDIKHTVLKHLEQITMGKAVLTSNTSTLPISKLANALERPENFCGMHFFNPVHMMPMVEVIRGEKTSDETIAKVVAYARKIGKTPIVVGDCPGFYVNRLLVPYFLAFNSLLVEGVEMASIDKAMEKGFGWPMGPAYLADVIGMDTCVHVMDTMSNGYPDRMALPEVDAFTLMNDAERFGQKNSKGFYCYEKDRRGRLKKKACETSVNMLADVCAPAKEITADSIVERMMLPMLFEAVRALDDGIIACVEDGDMAMVYGAGFPPFRGGLFRYMDNLGLAEVVRLSDQYRHLGKLYDAPASLRAMAAEGQTYYP from the coding sequence AGTACTTCAACATTTTAACTATCGAGCCCGGTATTGCCGAGCTGGTATTCGATACTGCCGGGAAGCCTAATATTCTGTCCCAGCAGTCTATTCAGGAACTGGGTGAAGCTATTACCGTGCTGAAACAGCACCAGGATTTGAAGGGGCTTTTGATCCGTTCCGGAAAAAAAGATTTTTGTCTGGGCGCAGACATTACTGAATTTACCCAGTTGTTCCGCAATGGCGATGAAGCCGAACTGAAGAACAAACTGCAATTTGCTCATTCGGTGATGAATGCCATAGAAGACCTGCCTGTACCGGTGGTTGCTGCGGTCGCCGGTAATGCTCTGGGTGGTGGTTGCGAACTGGCGTTGACAGCGGATTTCCGGATTGTCGCCACATCTGCCAGCCTGGGCTTGCCAGAAGTCAGGCTGGGCATTATTCCCGGCTGGGGCGGAACCGTGCGCCTGCCAAGAATTGTGGGCGTGGAAAAAGCCATTGAGCTGATCACCGGCAGCAAGACTGTTAAAGCGACAGATGCCTTGCATTTTGGCATGGTGGACGGTGTTGTTGATGACGACAACCTGCAAGCTTCTGCCCTGGCGACCCTGAAGCGAGCCATCGCCGGAGAGCTGGACTGGCAGAAACGGAAAGAAGAATGCCGTTCCCCAATGAACCTGAGTGAGCCGGAGCGCACCCTGGCTATTGCCACCGCTTCCGGTCTGGTCAGTAAGGCGGCGGGCAAGTTTTATGTAGCCCCCATGGCGGCTCTGAACAACATCGCCAAAAACATTACTCAGGAACGTGATCAGGCGCTGTCGTTTGAGCGGGAAGCCTTTACTCACTGCGCTCAGACCGAAGTGGCACAGTGTCTGATTGGCATCTATCTGGCGGATACCGCTGTTAAAGCCAGAGGTCGCCAACAGGCCGGAGAACATAAAGGCCCTGAGACCGCTGCCATTATTGGCGCTGGCATTATGGGTGGTGGCATCGCTTATCAGTCCGCCAGCAAAGGCGTGCGGGTGACCATGAAGGACATCAACCAGTCCGCCCTGGATCTGGGAATGTCAGAAGTGTCCGGGCTGCTGCTGAAACGACTGAGCAAAAAACGCATCAAGCCGGAACAGATGGCTGAAGTGCTGAACCGTATTGTCCCAACCCTGCACGAGGGACCGGTAACGGATGCGGAGGTGATTGTCGAGGCTGTGGTGGAACGGATGGATATTAAACATACGGTTCTGAAACACCTGGAACAGATCACCATGGGCAAGGCGGTACTGACCTCCAATACCTCGACCCTGCCTATCTCCAAACTGGCCAATGCCCTGGAACGCCCCGAAAACTTCTGTGGCATGCACTTCTTTAACCCGGTGCATATGATGCCCATGGTGGAAGTGATCCGTGGTGAAAAAACCAGCGATGAGACCATTGCCAAAGTGGTGGCTTATGCCCGGAAAATTGGCAAAACGCCTATTGTGGTCGGTGACTGCCCCGGATTCTACGTCAACCGTCTTCTGGTGCCTTACTTCCTGGCGTTCAACAGCCTGCTGGTGGAAGGTGTGGAGATGGCCAGCATTGACAAGGCTATGGAAAAAGGCTTTGGCTGGCCTATGGGGCCGGCTTACCTGGCGGATGTGATTGGTATGGACACCTGTGTTCATGTCATGGATACCATGAGTAATGGCTACCCGGATCGTATGGCGTTGCCGGAAGTGGACGCCTTCACCCTGATGAACGACGCTGAACGTTTTGGTCAGAAAAATAGCAAGGGCTTTTACTGCTACGAGAAAGACCGTCGTGGTCGTCTGAAGAAAAAAGCCTGTGAAACGTCTGTCAATATGCTGGCTGATGTCTGCGCCCCTGCCAAAGAGATAACCGCCGACAGTATTGTTGAACGGATGATGTTGCCCATGCTGTTCGAGGCGGTTCGGGCGCTGGATGATGGCATTATCGCCTGTGTTGAAGATGGCGATATGGCTATGGTGTACGGCGCTGGTTTCCCACCGTTTCGGGGTGGCCTGTTCCGTTATATGGATAACCTGGGGCTGGCCGAAGTGGTCAGATTGTCTGACCAGTATCGTCATCTGGGCAAGCTGTACGACGCTCCGGCGTCGCTGCGAGCCATGGCGGCTGAAGGCCAGACCTACTATCCATAA